In Aestuariibaculum lutulentum, one DNA window encodes the following:
- a CDS encoding type III pantothenate kinase: protein MNLVIDVGNTLVKLAVFGENRLIEKQVVDLSIILEALKDLKRTYTNIQRAIVSSVGNLETDTIEEIKSMFNLLVIDSTANLPFTNRYQTPKTLGVDRIGLVCAAVTEFPNTNTLIIDAGTCITYDFVTSENEYLGGAISPGLRMRYKSLNNLTANLPLLDTEMPESIIGDSTINSIHSGVVYGVLNEIEGIILNYQEKYSDLTVILTGGDCNFLSKQLKSTIFVNLNFLLEGLNQILQFNSNE from the coding sequence ATGAATTTAGTAATAGATGTGGGGAATACGCTGGTTAAACTAGCTGTTTTTGGTGAAAATAGGTTAATAGAGAAACAGGTTGTTGATTTATCGATAATTCTAGAAGCTCTAAAAGATTTAAAGCGTACTTATACAAATATACAACGGGCAATAGTGTCTTCTGTCGGTAATTTAGAAACAGATACAATTGAAGAGATAAAAAGCATGTTTAATCTGTTGGTAATTGACAGTACTGCCAATTTACCATTCACAAATCGGTATCAAACACCTAAGACTTTAGGTGTCGACCGTATCGGGTTGGTGTGTGCTGCAGTAACCGAATTTCCTAATACGAATACGTTAATCATTGATGCAGGTACTTGTATCACTTACGATTTTGTTACATCGGAAAATGAATATTTAGGTGGTGCCATTTCTCCAGGGTTAAGAATGCGATACAAGTCTCTAAATAATTTAACGGCTAATTTACCGTTATTAGATACAGAGATGCCTGAAAGTATCATAGGAGATTCAACAATAAATTCAATACATTCCGGAGTTGTTTATGGCGTTTTAAATGAAATCGAAGGAATTATTCTTAATTATCAAGAAAAATATTCAGATTTAACAGTTATTTTAACAGGGGGCGATTGTAATTTCTTGTCTAAACAATTAAAAAGTACCATATTTGTCAACCTGAATTTTCTTTTAGAAGGTTTAAATCAAATATTACAATTTAATTCAAACGAATGA
- the lptC gene encoding LPS export ABC transporter periplasmic protein LptC has translation MSTKQLNKILYIVTAFTVTMFFSCNNSYNEVQQIGMSENEPMGVAEHINLKYTDSGRVTANLLSAKMLDYSNRDFPFNEFQDGITLYLYDENNKKSTVVADYAIVYGKTDLIDLQGNVVITTVDNRELKTNQLYYDQKKEWLFTNKPVTFASEVDIINGNGFDSNSKFTNAEVLEVTGIITVED, from the coding sequence ATGAGTACAAAACAATTAAATAAAATATTATACATAGTCACCGCATTTACGGTGACTATGTTTTTTTCATGTAACAACAGTTATAATGAAGTGCAGCAAATAGGGATGTCTGAAAACGAACCTATGGGTGTTGCGGAACATATTAATTTAAAATATACCGATTCTGGTCGTGTAACAGCCAATTTGTTAAGTGCAAAAATGCTGGATTATAGTAATCGTGATTTTCCATTTAATGAATTTCAAGATGGTATTACCTTGTATTTGTATGACGAAAACAATAAGAAAAGTACCGTTGTTGCCGATTATGCTATAGTTTACGGTAAGACGGATTTAATCGATTTACAGGGGAATGTGGTTATTACCACGGTTGATAATCGAGAGTTAAAAACCAATCAGTTGTATTACGATCAAAAGAAAGAATGGTTGTTTACCAATAAACCTGTAACTTTTGCTTCTGAAGTAGATATTATTAATGGTAATGGTTTCGATTCGAATTCCAAATTCACAAATGCCGAGGTACTTGAAGTAACAGGTATCATTACTGTAGAAGATTAG
- a CDS encoding hemolysin family protein — protein MSIYVVIIIVSLLLSAFFSGMEIAYVSSNKIHIEIEKKQEGLLSNVLKKLTAKPSKFIATMLIGNNIALVIYGFFMGDLLVEWFQSLLPSPYNFVNVMLDDFSLLTQTIISTLVILITAEFLPKVFFQIYANTLIKTLAIPAYVFYILFSFISDFVIWISDFILKHVFKTEGDQIQLAFTKVELGNYISEQMESVEEHEEVDSEIQIFQNALEFSEVKAREVMVPRTEITAIEINDSLKNLSSLFTETGFTKILVYKETIDDIVGYVHSFELFKKPKNIKAMVLPVEFVPETVLIKDVLSVLIKKRKSIAVVLDEYGGTSGIMSVEDIVEELFGEIEDEHDTVDLIEEKIDDETYTFSARLEVDYINETYKLNLPEGENYETLGGLIVNHTEEIPAQDEVVKIDKFQFSIIEVSNTKIDLIQLKILDED, from the coding sequence ATGAGCATTTATGTTGTTATCATAATTGTTTCATTATTACTATCGGCTTTTTTCTCAGGAATGGAGATTGCTTATGTGTCTTCAAACAAAATTCACATTGAAATTGAGAAAAAGCAGGAAGGCTTGCTTTCCAACGTCTTAAAAAAGCTTACCGCAAAACCATCGAAGTTTATTGCAACCATGCTTATTGGTAACAATATAGCTTTGGTTATTTACGGGTTTTTTATGGGCGATTTATTGGTGGAATGGTTTCAGTCGTTACTGCCATCGCCATATAATTTTGTAAATGTCATGTTAGACGATTTTAGTTTGTTAACGCAAACTATAATTTCAACATTGGTTATTTTAATTACGGCAGAATTTTTACCGAAAGTGTTCTTTCAAATTTACGCCAACACCTTAATTAAAACCTTAGCCATTCCGGCTTATGTGTTTTATATCCTGTTTAGTTTTATATCCGATTTTGTTATCTGGATTTCCGATTTCATATTAAAACATGTATTTAAAACCGAAGGCGACCAGATTCAGCTGGCGTTTACAAAAGTAGAACTGGGGAATTATATTAGTGAGCAAATGGAATCGGTTGAAGAGCATGAAGAAGTCGATTCTGAAATTCAGATTTTTCAAAATGCTCTGGAATTTTCCGAAGTTAAAGCCCGCGAGGTTATGGTGCCTCGTACCGAAATTACGGCTATCGAAATTAACGATTCTCTTAAAAATTTAAGCAGTTTATTTACCGAAACCGGATTTACTAAAATTTTGGTTTACAAAGAAACTATAGACGACATTGTTGGTTATGTGCATTCGTTCGAATTGTTCAAAAAACCAAAAAATATCAAGGCCATGGTCTTGCCAGTAGAATTTGTTCCGGAAACAGTACTTATTAAAGATGTACTAAGTGTGCTTATTAAAAAGCGAAAAAGTATAGCCGTAGTACTTGATGAATATGGAGGAACTTCAGGGATTATGTCGGTTGAAGATATTGTTGAAGAGCTGTTTGGAGAAATTGAAGATGAACACGATACGGTAGACTTAATAGAGGAGAAGATTGATGATGAAACTTACACGTTTTCAGCACGTTTGGAAGTTGATTATATTAACGAGACTTACAAATTAAATCTTCCCGAAGGTGAAAATTATGAGACTTTAGGAGGTTTAATTGTTAATCACACCGAGGAAATTCCTGCACAGGACGAAGTGGTGAAAATCGATAAATTTCAGTTTTCAATCATCGAAGTTTCCAATACCAAAATAGACCTTATTCAGCTTAAAATTTTAGATGAGGATTAA
- a CDS encoding SurA N-terminal domain-containing protein: protein MAVLNKIRQRSLFLIVVIALALFSFVLADLFKSGSAFAGSDNVVATINGREITREDFLQKVEIAQRQLGPNATSTQVMNRVWEQEVRTAVLETQFEELGITVEKDQMRDILKTALANSPEFLNEAGLFDENKLNEYIANLKETSPEGYAQWVEYEKTVSSNALQQNYFSMVKAGLTGTLAEGELEYKLEGNKVDIKYVQLPYSSIADSLVEVSKSDISSYISKNKKKYEVEASRDIKFVQFNEVASVEDENEIKGELVDLLKDKEEYNSTTKANETVKGFLSTTDDEGFVNSNSDIKFDNRFLFKSSIPSTIADSIFKLNAGEIYGPYKDNGYYKISKVVAVKQVPDSAKVRHILIPFIGAQMAGAEVTQTDAQAKTTADSLLAVIKGDRSKFSELVTEFSSDKGSVDNEGRYDWHPYNTMVPEFNDFEFEGNVGDLGVVKTVFGYHIIEIEGLKEKQKAVQVGTIARRIEPSEATIDKVFRDASSFELAVLDGKDFDAEAEAQKFVVRPVNGIKVLDENIPGVGNQRQIVRWAFEEGTRVGTIKRFSVTNGYVLAQLVAKHEKGLMSVEEATASVLPIIRKEKKAEMLRDKVSATNLDDLASSQNTSVRTASAINMKNPTISGAGREPIVVGAAFGLNEGDTSDLIDGNNGVYMIQVTKVEPAVALENYQAAANRVEQQKMNVVTSKLYNALKEAADIEDNRVETQIQ from the coding sequence ATGGCAGTTTTAAATAAGATTAGACAACGCTCCCTATTTTTAATAGTAGTCATAGCACTGGCGTTATTTTCTTTTGTATTAGCAGATTTATTTAAAAGCGGAAGTGCTTTTGCAGGTAGCGACAATGTAGTGGCGACAATTAATGGAAGAGAGATTACCCGAGAAGATTTTCTTCAAAAAGTAGAAATCGCGCAGCGCCAATTAGGTCCAAACGCAACCAGTACTCAGGTTATGAACCGTGTTTGGGAGCAAGAAGTAAGAACCGCAGTATTAGAAACTCAATTTGAAGAGTTAGGTATTACTGTAGAGAAAGATCAGATGCGTGATATTTTAAAAACAGCTTTGGCTAATAGCCCTGAGTTTTTAAATGAAGCAGGCTTGTTTGATGAAAATAAGTTAAACGAGTATATCGCAAACTTAAAAGAAACGTCTCCTGAAGGTTATGCACAGTGGGTAGAGTATGAAAAAACGGTTTCGTCAAATGCTTTACAACAAAACTACTTTAGCATGGTTAAAGCGGGTTTAACAGGTACTTTAGCTGAAGGCGAATTAGAGTATAAATTAGAAGGAAACAAAGTAGATATTAAATATGTGCAGTTACCTTACAGCTCGATTGCCGATAGTTTGGTTGAAGTGTCTAAATCTGATATTTCAAGCTACATTAGCAAAAACAAAAAGAAATACGAAGTAGAAGCTTCAAGAGATATTAAGTTTGTTCAGTTTAATGAAGTAGCATCTGTTGAAGATGAAAACGAAATTAAAGGGGAATTAGTTGATCTTTTAAAAGATAAAGAAGAGTACAACAGTACAACTAAAGCTAACGAAACTGTAAAAGGATTTTTAAGCACAACGGATGATGAAGGATTTGTGAATTCAAATTCAGATATTAAATTCGATAATCGTTTCTTATTTAAATCTAGCATTCCTTCAACTATTGCAGATAGCATTTTTAAATTAAATGCAGGTGAGATTTACGGACCTTATAAAGATAACGGTTACTACAAAATTTCTAAAGTAGTTGCTGTTAAACAAGTTCCGGATTCTGCTAAAGTAAGACATATTTTAATTCCATTTATTGGAGCTCAAATGGCAGGTGCAGAAGTTACTCAAACTGATGCTCAGGCTAAAACAACTGCCGATAGTTTATTAGCAGTAATTAAAGGAGATCGTTCTAAATTCTCAGAATTAGTAACTGAATTTTCTTCAGATAAAGGAAGTGTTGATAACGAAGGTCGTTACGACTGGCATCCATACAATACCATGGTTCCAGAATTCAACGATTTCGAATTCGAAGGAAATGTTGGTGATTTAGGTGTTGTTAAAACCGTATTCGGTTACCACATTATCGAAATTGAAGGTTTAAAAGAAAAACAAAAAGCGGTTCAGGTTGGAACAATTGCAAGAAGAATTGAGCCATCTGAAGCTACAATTGATAAAGTATTTAGAGATGCTTCAAGCTTTGAGTTAGCAGTATTAGACGGTAAAGATTTTGATGCTGAAGCCGAAGCTCAAAAGTTTGTAGTACGACCAGTAAACGGTATTAAAGTTTTAGACGAAAATATTCCAGGTGTTGGAAACCAAAGACAAATTGTTCGTTGGGCTTTCGAAGAAGGCACTAGAGTAGGGACTATTAAACGTTTTTCTGTTACTAACGGATATGTACTTGCTCAATTAGTAGCTAAGCATGAAAAAGGATTAATGTCTGTTGAAGAAGCAACTGCAAGTGTATTACCAATTATTCGTAAGGAGAAAAAGGCTGAAATGCTTAGAGATAAAGTATCTGCAACTAACTTAGACGATTTAGCTTCTAGCCAAAATACATCAGTTAGAACAGCTTCTGCTATCAATATGAAAAATCCAACCATTTCGGGTGCTGGTAGAGAGCCAATAGTTGTTGGTGCTGCATTCGGATTAAACGAAGGTGATACTTCAGATTTAATTGATGGTAACAATGGTGTTTACATGATTCAGGTTACTAAGGTAGAGCCAGCTGTAGCTTTAGAAAATTACCAGGCTGCTGCTAATCGTGTAGAACAACAAAAAATGAATGTTGTAACATCTAAGTTATACAATGCATTAAAAGAAGCTGCTGATATTGAAGATAACCGAGTAGAAACTCAGATTCAATAA
- a CDS encoding dihydrodipicolinate synthase family protein, whose translation MSSGTNQTIVKGIVPPMVTPLLSDNLSLDVESVHRLLEHLIAGGVHGVFILGTTGESTSLSYRTRELLINETCRIVNGRIPVFVGITDTSIEESLHLADVAYRAGATAVVAAPPFYYGLGQEELYKYYWALASQLPLPLFLYNMPSHTKVNIDRGTVIRLAEHPNIIGLKDSSANTVYYQSLCYVLKDKEDFSLLVGPEEITSETILMGGSGGVNGGANMFPKLYVELYNATIARDFDRIRVLQNLVMDVATKIYTIGSYGSSYLKGLKSALSVLGLIQPYIAPPFNTFEEKEMTQVVESVNRIKAEIDNLL comes from the coding sequence ATGTCTTCAGGAACCAATCAAACTATTGTTAAGGGTATCGTGCCGCCTATGGTTACCCCTTTGCTATCAGATAATCTGTCTTTAGATGTTGAAAGTGTTCATCGTTTATTAGAACATTTAATAGCAGGAGGTGTTCATGGTGTGTTTATCTTGGGAACAACCGGAGAGTCTACAAGTTTAAGTTATCGAACAAGAGAATTACTTATTAACGAAACTTGTAGAATTGTAAATGGAAGAATTCCTGTTTTTGTTGGTATTACCGATACGTCAATTGAAGAGAGTTTACATTTAGCAGATGTAGCCTATCGTGCAGGGGCTACTGCCGTAGTGGCTGCACCACCGTTTTATTATGGTTTGGGTCAGGAGGAATTATATAAATATTACTGGGCTTTGGCGAGTCAGTTACCTCTGCCATTGTTCTTATATAATATGCCTTCACATACCAAAGTGAATATCGATCGCGGAACAGTAATACGTTTAGCCGAACACCCAAATATTATCGGCTTAAAAGATAGCTCTGCAAATACAGTGTATTATCAGTCATTGTGTTATGTGTTAAAAGATAAAGAAGATTTTTCATTATTAGTAGGCCCGGAAGAAATTACTTCCGAAACCATTTTAATGGGCGGAAGTGGAGGTGTTAACGGTGGGGCCAACATGTTTCCGAAGTTGTATGTTGAATTGTATAATGCAACCATAGCCAGAGATTTCGATCGAATTCGGGTGTTACAGAATTTAGTCATGGATGTGGCAACAAAAATTTATACTATTGGATCTTATGGATCCAGTTATTTAAAAGGATTAAAATCGGCCTTATCGGTATTAGGACTAATCCAACCGTATATTGCGCCACCGTTCAATACATTTGAAGAAAAAGAAATGACTCAGGTCGTTGAAAGTGTTAACAGAATTAAAGCAGAGATAGATAACCTGTTATAA
- a CDS encoding sodium:solute symporter: MNSIDLVVFFLYIGGIALFGGSFFKRNKTPESYTVGNKDIPGWVVTMSIFATFVSSISYLALPGNAFQSNWNALVFSLSLPIATLIAVKYFVPLYRKINSPSAYTFMEQRFGAWARLYVSLCYLLTQLMRVGTILYLLALTLNAIIGWDIATIILFTGIIVAVYSMLGGITAVLWTDAIQGILLIVGALGCIIYMLFSMPEGPSQIFSIGSAYDKFSLGSFKLDFTEPTFWVVLIYGVFINLQNYGIDQNYVQRYMVLKSDKEAQRSALIGGLIYLPISVLFLFIGTALFGYYHSAETLPLELQDIVKADRVFPNFIVNALPPGLTGLMIASIFAAGMSTISTSFNSSATVFLTDYYNRYINKNASNKQHMRVLYFSSAIIGLIGVGIGIAMIDVKSALDAWWKLSSIFSGGMLGLFLLAMFSKFKYVKGAIIGMIAGILVILWMTFAGRVFGPDTIGASFHTYLTIVFGTMAIFLVGFLASYIMKPKAK; encoded by the coding sequence ATGAATTCTATAGATCTTGTTGTGTTTTTTCTTTACATAGGAGGAATAGCCTTATTTGGGGGTTCGTTCTTTAAAAGAAACAAAACACCTGAATCTTATACAGTCGGCAATAAAGATATACCCGGATGGGTGGTTACCATGTCAATTTTTGCAACTTTTGTGAGTAGCATAAGTTATTTGGCTTTACCGGGTAATGCATTTCAATCTAATTGGAATGCTTTAGTGTTTAGTTTGTCATTACCCATTGCAACTCTAATCGCTGTTAAATATTTTGTGCCGTTGTATCGAAAAATCAACAGTCCATCGGCGTATACATTTATGGAACAGCGATTCGGTGCTTGGGCGCGCTTGTATGTGTCACTGTGTTATTTGTTAACGCAGCTCATGCGGGTAGGGACGATTCTTTATTTATTGGCATTAACTCTAAATGCTATTATTGGTTGGGATATTGCCACCATTATTTTATTCACCGGAATTATTGTTGCTGTTTATTCTATGTTGGGTGGTATTACAGCCGTTTTATGGACCGATGCTATTCAGGGTATTCTTTTAATAGTTGGTGCCTTAGGATGTATTATTTATATGCTTTTTAGCATGCCGGAAGGTCCATCTCAGATTTTTTCAATTGGATCAGCATATGATAAATTTAGTTTAGGAAGTTTTAAACTCGATTTCACCGAGCCAACGTTTTGGGTGGTGTTAATTTATGGGGTGTTTATTAATCTTCAGAATTACGGTATCGATCAGAATTATGTACAGCGTTATATGGTGTTGAAGTCTGATAAGGAAGCCCAACGTTCTGCATTAATTGGTGGATTAATTTATTTGCCCATTTCTGTGTTGTTTCTGTTTATAGGAACCGCTTTATTTGGGTATTATCATTCAGCCGAAACACTTCCTTTGGAATTACAGGATATAGTGAAAGCTGATAGAGTATTTCCTAATTTTATAGTTAATGCACTGCCTCCTGGATTAACAGGTTTAATGATTGCATCTATTTTTGCAGCAGGAATGAGTACCATTTCAACAAGTTTTAATAGTTCGGCAACGGTGTTTTTAACCGATTATTACAACCGTTATATTAATAAGAATGCATCAAATAAACAGCATATGCGTGTGCTGTATTTTTCTTCGGCCATTATTGGTTTAATAGGTGTTGGTATTGGTATAGCTATGATTGATGTAAAAAGTGCCTTAGATGCCTGGTGGAAATTGTCATCCATCTTTAGTGGAGGTATGTTAGGGTTGTTTCTTTTGGCGATGTTCTCAAAATTTAAATATGTTAAAGGAGCTATTATTGGTATGATTGCCGGAATTTTAGTCATCTTATGGATGACGTTTGCTGGACGTGTATTCGGACCGGACACCATCGGTGCTTCATTCCATACTTATTTAACCATTGTATTTGGCACCATGGCCATTTTCCTGGTTGGTTTTCTCGCTTCCTATATAATGAAGCCAAAAGCTAAATAA